One stretch of Mastomys coucha isolate ucsf_1 unplaced genomic scaffold, UCSF_Mcou_1 pScaffold12, whole genome shotgun sequence DNA includes these proteins:
- the LOC116086438 gene encoding resistin-like beta has protein sequence MKPTLCFLFILISLLSLMVPGNTQCSFESLVDQKIKEALRRQEAKTISCTSVTTSGRLASCPAGMVVTSCACGYGCGSWDIRNGNTCHCQCSVMDWATARCCRMA, from the exons ATGAAGCCTACACTGTGTTTCCTTTTCATCCTCATCTCCCTTCTCTCACTGATGGTCCCAGGGAACACTCAGTGCTCCTTTGAGTCTTTGGTGGATCAAAAGATCAAGGAAGCTCTCCGTCGTCAAG AGGCTAAGACGATCTCCTGCACTAGTGTCACGACTTCTGGCAGATTGGCCTCCTGTCCTGCTG GGATGGTTGTCACTAGTTGTGCTTGTGGCTATGGTTGTGGATCTTGGGATATCCGGAATGGAAATACTTGCCACTGCCAGTGCTCAGTCATGGACTGGGCCACCGCCCGCTGCTGCCGAATGGCTTAA